In Nonomuraea sp. NBC_00507, the following are encoded in one genomic region:
- a CDS encoding alpha/beta fold hydrolase: MTASAVQPMRRRAALTAGLVTALGALLLAPAPAEAGVVARAKPTIVLVHGAFADASSWNDVITELKRDGYPVLATANPLRSLSGDAAYLKSVLGNVKGPVVLVGHSYGGAVISAAAVGNSSVKALVFIAAFLPDNGESALALSGKYPGSTLGPNTQQWTYRLPSGAEGVELTIKQDKFRKQFAADVPAGKAAAMAASQRPIAVAALEEKATAAAWKTIPSWALIATGDKNIPPAAQRWMARRAKASTAQADASHAVSVSQPDKVAQLIVKAARTAR; this comes from the coding sequence ATGACTGCTTCCGCAGTTCAGCCGATGCGCCGCCGGGCCGCACTCACCGCCGGGCTGGTCACCGCGCTGGGCGCGTTGCTGCTGGCCCCCGCCCCCGCAGAAGCCGGTGTGGTCGCCCGCGCCAAGCCGACCATCGTGCTGGTGCACGGCGCGTTCGCCGACGCCTCCAGTTGGAACGACGTCATCACCGAGCTCAAACGTGACGGCTACCCGGTACTCGCCACAGCCAACCCGCTGCGCAGCCTGTCAGGCGACGCCGCTTACCTCAAAAGCGTGCTCGGCAACGTCAAGGGGCCAGTGGTCCTGGTCGGCCACTCCTACGGCGGAGCGGTGATCAGCGCCGCCGCCGTCGGCAACTCCTCGGTCAAGGCGCTGGTCTTCATCGCGGCGTTCCTGCCGGACAACGGCGAAAGCGCGCTGGCGCTGTCGGGCAAGTACCCCGGCAGCACCCTCGGCCCCAACACCCAGCAGTGGACCTATCGACTGCCGTCCGGCGCCGAGGGGGTGGAACTGACCATCAAGCAGGACAAGTTCCGCAAGCAGTTCGCCGCCGACGTTCCGGCAGGCAAGGCCGCGGCGATGGCGGCCTCCCAGCGGCCGATCGCGGTCGCGGCGCTGGAGGAGAAGGCCACCGCCGCGGCCTGGAAAACCATCCCGTCCTGGGCCCTGATCGCCACCGGTGACAAGAACATCCCCCCGGCCGCGCAGCGCTGGATGGCCCGCCGCGCCAAGGCCTCCACGGCGCAGGCCGACGCCTCACACGCAGTGTCGGTCTCCCAGCCGGACAAGGTCGCCCAGCTCATCGTCAAGGCCGCACGCACCGCCCGTTGA
- a CDS encoding LysE family translocator, with protein MINWAGFIPAALLAALIPGASQLLGLSNAVRHGTACALAGVGGRLAAFVVLIGLVIAGLGTVLSASATALTVVKWVGVVYLGWIGLSCLRQAWRPPSAEATPAVPVRHGLRPLVVNEFLVALSNPKALLLFAALLPQFTGGSGSAAGAQIALLGGAYLGIELTVSLGYVVLGGVIGATGLSDGTRQKVDLGSGVCLVGLAGVLAVDEVFRT; from the coding sequence ATGATCAATTGGGCCGGTTTCATCCCTGCCGCGCTTCTGGCGGCACTCATTCCTGGGGCCAGTCAACTCCTCGGCCTGAGCAATGCCGTGCGACATGGCACTGCCTGCGCTCTGGCGGGAGTGGGCGGGAGGCTGGCCGCCTTCGTGGTCCTCATTGGACTGGTCATCGCCGGGCTCGGCACGGTGCTGTCGGCATCGGCCACCGCACTGACGGTGGTCAAGTGGGTGGGTGTCGTCTACCTCGGCTGGATCGGGTTGTCATGCCTACGGCAGGCCTGGCGACCGCCGAGTGCCGAAGCGACCCCGGCCGTCCCTGTTCGTCACGGGCTTCGGCCGCTTGTCGTCAACGAATTCCTCGTGGCGCTGAGCAATCCGAAGGCACTGCTGCTCTTCGCAGCTCTGCTCCCGCAGTTCACAGGCGGCTCCGGATCAGCCGCCGGCGCACAGATCGCCCTGCTGGGCGGGGCCTATCTCGGCATCGAGCTCACCGTCAGTCTGGGCTACGTCGTCCTCGGCGGCGTCATCGGCGCAACAGGCCTGTCGGACGGAACCCGCCAGAAAGTTGATCTCGGTAGTGGTGTGTGCCTTGTCGGCCTCGCGGGAGTCCTCGCTGTGGATGAGGTCTTCCGTACCTGA
- a CDS encoding ATP-binding protein: MFLKERKGSGLLGRRLQGARQAAFVGREEELAVFDAALYGGSCSVLFVHGPGGIGKSALLRCFAQEAAAAGRSVSTIDGRTITVSPEVFEAEAAPVLDDERAVLLIDAFERIQGLEGWLHERFLPRLPEGVLVVVAGRIPPDMIWQADPGWADMLRVMTLRELAPDDARALMQCRGVAADLHEPLLAFAGGHPLALALGAAAAVKDYQAGSRWRPDQNVVATLLEQLIGEVPSAAHRRALQVCARAYITTEALLRAVMPDEVTPDDGIAPLFAWLRRLPFVESTATGLFPHDVVREVLEADLRWRDPHGHADVHQRIHAHLAGELSGAADSDVPAAVGSLFFLNRDHELTSGYRTWSGRAEVHEDLFMPQDMDALIQVATAGDNEESAAAAVRWARCRPQTFRLYRRTATGEPVAFFAWLRLERPDENEIAADPIIATAWTHARATTPLRAGEHLAVGRIWTLPAHRGSSPVMDLIHRRAIGHCLRADRMAWSYLAMRDPDDCAAQLRHYNMHDIDERPRLGELPYGLFVHDWRAVPPTAWLERLNRLPLSGSHQHTGEPEPELAVLSREEFHDAVRSTLRLLSQPSALAASPLAHTRLVTEHPVSDPGIALRNLLQEQINQLNDDPRAIKLHRALDITFLRGAPTQELAAERLHLPFTTYRRHLRAGIERVCADLWHRELYGHT, encoded by the coding sequence CGCAGCCCTGTACGGCGGCAGTTGCAGCGTGCTGTTCGTGCACGGCCCCGGGGGCATCGGCAAGTCGGCGTTGCTGCGCTGCTTCGCCCAGGAGGCCGCGGCGGCGGGCCGGTCGGTGTCCACCATCGACGGGCGCACCATCACCGTCTCACCCGAGGTGTTCGAGGCCGAGGCCGCCCCCGTGCTGGACGATGAGCGGGCGGTGCTGCTGATCGACGCCTTCGAGCGGATCCAGGGGTTGGAGGGGTGGCTCCACGAACGGTTCCTGCCCCGGCTGCCGGAAGGCGTACTGGTCGTGGTGGCCGGCCGGATCCCACCTGACATGATCTGGCAGGCCGATCCCGGCTGGGCGGACATGCTGCGGGTGATGACTCTGCGTGAGCTGGCCCCCGACGACGCTCGGGCACTGATGCAGTGCCGCGGCGTGGCAGCCGATCTGCATGAGCCGCTGCTGGCCTTCGCCGGCGGACATCCGCTGGCTCTCGCCTTGGGCGCTGCCGCGGCGGTCAAGGACTATCAGGCAGGCAGCCGGTGGCGCCCGGACCAGAACGTGGTGGCCACTCTGCTGGAGCAACTGATCGGCGAGGTCCCCTCCGCGGCGCACCGGCGGGCGCTGCAGGTGTGCGCTCGCGCCTACATAACCACCGAAGCCCTGCTCCGCGCGGTCATGCCGGACGAAGTCACGCCGGATGACGGCATCGCACCGCTCTTCGCCTGGTTGCGGCGACTGCCGTTCGTCGAGTCGACCGCTACGGGGTTGTTCCCCCACGACGTGGTCCGCGAGGTGCTGGAAGCCGACCTCCGCTGGCGCGACCCCCACGGCCATGCGGACGTGCACCAGCGCATTCACGCCCATCTCGCCGGCGAGCTCTCCGGCGCGGCCGACTCCGACGTGCCGGCCGCCGTAGGGTCGCTGTTCTTCCTGAACCGCGACCATGAGCTGACCTCCGGCTACCGCACCTGGAGCGGGCGTGCAGAGGTTCATGAAGACCTCTTCATGCCCCAGGACATGGACGCGCTGATCCAGGTGGCCACCGCCGGCGACAACGAGGAGTCCGCTGCCGCCGCTGTCCGCTGGGCCCGGTGCCGGCCTCAGACGTTCCGCCTCTACCGGCGAACCGCGACCGGTGAGCCCGTCGCCTTCTTCGCCTGGCTGCGCCTGGAGCGCCCCGACGAGAACGAAATCGCCGCCGATCCGATCATCGCCACCGCATGGACACACGCCCGCGCCACCACCCCGCTGCGCGCCGGCGAACACCTGGCCGTCGGCCGCATCTGGACCCTACCTGCCCACCGTGGCAGCTCACCGGTGATGGACCTCATCCACCGGCGCGCCATCGGCCACTGCCTGCGCGCCGACCGCATGGCCTGGTCCTACCTGGCCATGCGGGACCCCGACGACTGCGCCGCCCAGTTGCGCCACTACAACATGCACGACATCGACGAACGACCGCGGCTGGGCGAGCTCCCCTACGGCCTGTTCGTGCACGACTGGCGCGCGGTCCCTCCCACGGCATGGCTGGAGCGCCTCAACCGGCTTCCGCTGTCCGGATCACACCAACACACCGGCGAGCCGGAACCCGAGCTCGCCGTGCTTTCGCGTGAAGAGTTCCACGACGCCGTCCGTAGCACCCTGCGCCTGCTCTCGCAGCCCAGCGCGCTGGCCGCCAGCCCTCTGGCGCACACCAGGCTGGTCACCGAGCATCCGGTATCCGACCCTGGCATCGCCCTGCGCAACCTGCTGCAGGAACAGATCAACCAACTGAACGACGATCCACGCGCCATCAAGCTGCACCGCGCCCTGGACATCACCTTTCTACGCGGCGCCCCCACCCAGGAGCTCGCCGCCGAGCGGCTCCACCTACCCTTCACCACCTACCGCCGCCACCTCCGCGCCGGCATTGAACGCGTGTGCGCCGACCTGTGGCACCGCGAGCTCTACGGGCACACGTGA